One Pseudomonas brassicacearum genomic region harbors:
- a CDS encoding response regulator, with the protein MRVLLIEDDVALGEGIHQALGREGYTVDWLKDGKSALHALLSETFDLAVLDLGLPRMDGLEVLQRLRDSGSNLPVLILTARDATEDRIAGLDAGADDYLVKPFDLAELKARLRALLRRSAGRAQMLIEHAGISLNPGTQQVSYLGKPVVLTPKEYQLLHELLSPPGRVMTRDHLMQLLYGWSEEAESNTLEVHIHHLRKKFSTDLIRTVRGVGYLVEEHR; encoded by the coding sequence GTGCGGGTACTACTGATCGAGGATGACGTGGCTCTTGGCGAAGGCATTCATCAAGCCTTGGGCCGCGAAGGCTACACCGTCGACTGGCTCAAGGACGGCAAAAGTGCCTTGCACGCCCTGCTCAGCGAAACCTTTGACCTGGCCGTGCTCGACCTCGGTCTGCCGCGCATGGACGGGCTCGAAGTCCTGCAGCGTCTGCGCGACAGTGGCTCCAACCTGCCGGTGCTGATCCTCACCGCCCGCGATGCGACCGAAGATCGCATCGCCGGGCTGGACGCCGGTGCCGACGATTACCTGGTCAAGCCGTTCGACCTGGCCGAACTCAAGGCCCGCTTGCGCGCCCTGCTACGACGCAGTGCCGGGCGCGCACAAATGCTGATCGAACACGCTGGTATCAGCCTCAACCCCGGTACCCAGCAAGTCAGCTATCTCGGCAAGCCCGTGGTGCTGACGCCCAAGGAATATCAATTGCTGCACGAATTGCTCTCGCCCCCCGGTCGCGTCATGACCCGCGATCACCTCATGCAGCTGTTGTACGGCTGGAGCGAAGAAGCCGAAAGCAACACCCTCGAGGTGCATATCCATCACCTGCGCAAGAAATTCTCCACCGACCTGATCCGCACCGTTCGGGGCGTGGGGTATCTGGTAGAGGAACATCGATGA
- a CDS encoding DUF488 family protein: MENACIYTIGHSTRALDAFVETVKGFEIETIVDVRTVPRSRTNPQYNLDTLPAQLAEWGLWYVQIPELGGLRKKSKTVADEVNSYWQNRSFHNYADYALSKAFEAGLERLVELSQAQRCVLMCAEAVWWRCHRRIIADYLLLRGIEVIHIMDKGKANKAVLNPAALVRGLTLTYPGSRVQPKRDT; this comes from the coding sequence ATGGAAAATGCCTGTATTTACACGATCGGCCATTCGACCAGGGCCCTCGACGCATTCGTCGAGACAGTCAAAGGTTTTGAAATCGAGACGATTGTCGATGTCAGGACGGTGCCGCGATCCCGGACAAACCCCCAATACAACCTGGACACGCTACCGGCGCAATTGGCCGAATGGGGGCTGTGGTATGTGCAGATTCCAGAGCTGGGTGGGTTGCGCAAAAAATCCAAGACCGTTGCGGATGAGGTCAATTCGTACTGGCAGAACCGCAGCTTTCATAACTACGCCGACTATGCGCTCTCGAAGGCGTTTGAAGCGGGGCTGGAGCGACTCGTTGAGTTAAGCCAAGCCCAACGCTGCGTGCTCATGTGTGCGGAGGCGGTCTGGTGGCGCTGCCATCGCCGGATCATTGCCGACTACCTGTTGCTTCGGGGCATTGAAGTCATTCATATCATGGACAAAGGCAAAGCGAATAAAGCCGTCTTGAATCCCGCTGCGTTGGTCCGGGGGCTCACGCTCACTTACCCGGGCTCACGCGTTCAACCCAAACGCGATACCTGA
- a CDS encoding SDR family oxidoreductase: MQLREARVVLTGASGGIGQAIAAALCAAGARVLAVARHQESLLPLLARYPQNLCWVAADLTSACDRRKILAAAKALDGVNLLINAAGINHFAMLEQLDDSEIDAMLAVNISAPICLTKLLLPLLKQADSAMVVNVGSTYGSIGYPGYAGYCASKFALRGFSEALRRELADTRVGVLYVAPRATRTSMNSPAAQALNDALKANVDDPQAVANAVIHAIAGDRRDLYLGWPERFFVRLNNLLPNLVDRGLRKQLPLIRRLSHKPENEHLKP; this comes from the coding sequence ATGCAGCTGCGTGAAGCCCGCGTGGTATTGACCGGTGCCAGCGGCGGCATCGGTCAGGCCATCGCAGCAGCGCTGTGCGCCGCCGGGGCCCGGGTGTTGGCAGTGGCGCGACACCAGGAATCGCTGCTGCCGTTGCTGGCGCGCTATCCACAGAATCTGTGCTGGGTGGCCGCCGACCTGACGTCAGCCTGCGACCGACGCAAGATCCTGGCTGCCGCCAAAGCCCTGGACGGCGTCAACCTGCTGATCAACGCCGCCGGCATCAACCACTTCGCCATGCTCGAACAGCTTGATGACAGTGAGATCGACGCGATGCTGGCGGTAAATATCAGTGCGCCGATCTGCCTGACCAAGCTGCTGCTACCACTGCTCAAACAAGCCGACAGCGCCATGGTGGTCAACGTGGGCTCAACCTATGGCTCCATCGGCTACCCCGGCTATGCCGGCTATTGCGCCAGCAAGTTTGCCCTGCGCGGTTTCTCCGAAGCCCTGCGCCGGGAGCTGGCTGATACGCGGGTCGGCGTGCTCTATGTGGCGCCCCGCGCCACCCGAACTTCGATGAACAGCCCCGCTGCCCAGGCCCTGAACGACGCACTCAAAGCCAACGTCGATGATCCACAAGCGGTGGCCAACGCGGTGATCCACGCCATCGCCGGTGACCGTCGTGATCTCTACCTGGGTTGGCCGGAGCGCTTCTTCGTTCGCCTCAACAACCTGCTGCCGAACCTGGTGGACCGGGGCCTGCGCAAGCAATTGCCGCTGATCCGTCGTCTGAGCCATAAACCTGAAAACGAGCACCTGAAACCATGA
- a CDS encoding LysR family transcriptional regulator codes for MSHHPDLSELDAFAAVARHRSFRKAADERGVSASALSHAMRALEARLGVRLLNRTTRSVTPTEAGQQLLATLAPTLHQVAAALAQLTSMQEVPAGKLRLNVARPAARILFAHMLAPFVARYPRIQLELVTDDGLADIVDGGFDAGVRFGESLAGDMIAVPVGAPQSFVTVAAETYLAAKGIANVPRDLLDHACIARRFPSGKLYAWEYQADGQPIRLSVTGPLILEDDVLMIQAAKDGAGIAYVYEELARDAIRNGHLREILTDWKAPPSRFFLYYSSRRHVPPALKALIEFLRADDFRSQNA; via the coding sequence ATGAGTCATCACCCCGATCTTTCTGAACTCGATGCGTTTGCCGCCGTCGCTCGCCATCGCAGTTTTCGCAAGGCAGCGGACGAGCGTGGCGTCTCGGCGTCCGCCTTGAGTCACGCGATGCGAGCATTGGAGGCGCGCCTGGGTGTCAGGCTGCTGAACCGAACCACCCGTAGCGTGACCCCGACCGAAGCCGGCCAGCAGCTATTGGCCACGCTGGCCCCGACCCTGCATCAAGTGGCCGCTGCGTTGGCGCAATTGACGTCGATGCAGGAAGTGCCCGCCGGCAAACTTCGCCTCAACGTGGCGCGCCCAGCGGCGCGCATCCTGTTTGCACACATGCTCGCGCCTTTCGTGGCCAGGTATCCCCGCATCCAGTTGGAACTGGTCACCGATGATGGATTGGCCGATATCGTGGACGGCGGGTTTGATGCGGGCGTGCGCTTTGGTGAAAGCCTGGCCGGCGACATGATCGCCGTCCCGGTCGGGGCCCCTCAGTCGTTCGTGACCGTTGCCGCCGAGACCTATCTGGCCGCCAAGGGAATCGCGAATGTACCTCGTGACTTGCTGGACCATGCGTGCATTGCCAGGCGCTTCCCCAGCGGCAAACTGTACGCTTGGGAGTATCAGGCAGACGGCCAGCCGATACGCCTATCGGTCACAGGCCCGCTCATTCTGGAAGACGATGTACTGATGATCCAGGCAGCGAAAGATGGTGCCGGCATTGCCTATGTCTACGAGGAACTGGCCCGCGACGCTATCCGCAACGGGCATCTCAGGGAAATACTCACGGATTGGAAAGCCCCGCCAAGCCGTTTCTTTCTTTATTATTCCAGCCGACGCCATGTGCCACCGGCCCTCAAAGCGCTCATTGAATTCCTCAGGGCCGATGACTTTCGAAGCCAAAACGCTTAG
- a CDS encoding TenA family transcriptional regulator: MMFFDALQEATKEQRHELFNVPIIRDALEGKVSLESYRAFLAQAYYHVRHTVPLMMACGARLPSHLEWLRKAVCEYIDEEYGHEQWVLDDIVACGGNRDTVSNGQPSLPIELMVSFLYDLIARGNPVGLFGMVNVLEGTSIALATHAAGSIREHLGLPESAFSYLSSHGSLDIEHMQTYRGLMNKLDDPADQAAVIHASKVVYRLYTDMFRGLPRDTEAHHAAA, from the coding sequence ATGATGTTTTTCGACGCCCTGCAAGAAGCCACGAAAGAGCAACGCCACGAGCTGTTCAACGTGCCGATCATCCGTGACGCCCTCGAAGGCAAGGTCAGCCTGGAGAGTTACCGGGCGTTTCTCGCCCAGGCTTATTACCACGTGCGCCACACCGTGCCGCTGATGATGGCCTGCGGCGCGCGCCTGCCAAGCCATCTCGAATGGCTGCGCAAGGCGGTGTGCGAGTACATCGACGAAGAATACGGCCACGAACAGTGGGTGCTCGACGATATCGTCGCCTGTGGCGGCAATCGCGATACCGTGAGCAACGGCCAGCCCTCGTTGCCGATCGAACTGATGGTCAGTTTTCTCTACGACCTGATCGCCCGGGGCAACCCGGTAGGGCTGTTCGGCATGGTCAATGTGCTGGAAGGCACCAGCATTGCCCTGGCCACCCACGCGGCGGGCAGCATCCGCGAACACCTGGGACTGCCAGAAAGTGCCTTCAGCTATTTGAGCTCCCACGGTTCCCTGGACATCGAGCACATGCAGACCTACCGCGGCCTGATGAACAAACTCGATGACCCGGCGGACCAGGCAGCGGTGATCCACGCCTCAAAAGTGGTGTACCGGCTCTACACCGACATGTTCCGTGGTTTGCCACGGGACACGGAGGCTCACCATGCAGCTGCGTGA
- a CDS encoding AraC family transcriptional regulator → MSDIPTHLAYTQRFDAVLAYIDANLEGDLSVKTLSCVANFSAFHFHRQFTAFVGVPVSRYVQLMRLRRAAHRLAALADHSILDAAFGAGFESPEAFCRAFRRAFGMTPSAFRKEPNWQVWNAVFAIPHFSRTIIMQVKIVEFPETRVATLEHCGPTGLVDESVRTFIEWRMQSGQSPVASSRTFGIPYNNPDTTPPQDFRFAICGEIHEAVAPNAFGVHEIAIPGGRCAVVRHVGSPDHIGETIYPVYRDWLPASGEELRDHPLFFHYLSVYPETPQDQWQTDVYVPLQ, encoded by the coding sequence GTGTCTGACATCCCGACCCACCTCGCCTACACCCAACGCTTCGATGCCGTACTCGCCTACATTGATGCCAATCTCGAAGGTGACCTGTCGGTGAAGACGCTGAGCTGTGTGGCGAACTTCTCGGCCTTTCACTTCCACCGACAATTCACTGCGTTCGTCGGCGTACCGGTCTCACGTTATGTGCAACTGATGCGGCTACGCCGGGCGGCACATCGTCTGGCCGCCCTCGCGGATCATTCGATACTGGACGCCGCATTCGGCGCTGGCTTTGAAAGTCCCGAGGCATTTTGCAGGGCGTTCAGGCGGGCATTCGGCATGACACCGAGTGCGTTCAGGAAGGAACCGAACTGGCAGGTCTGGAATGCGGTATTCGCCATCCCTCATTTTTCCAGGACGATCATCATGCAAGTAAAAATCGTGGAATTCCCTGAAACCCGAGTCGCAACGCTTGAGCACTGTGGACCGACCGGACTCGTCGACGAGAGTGTGCGCACGTTCATCGAATGGCGCATGCAGAGCGGACAGTCGCCCGTGGCATCGAGTCGTACCTTCGGTATTCCCTATAACAATCCCGATACGACACCTCCCCAAGACTTCCGCTTCGCCATCTGCGGCGAGATTCACGAGGCCGTGGCGCCCAATGCGTTCGGCGTGCACGAGATCGCCATTCCTGGTGGTCGCTGCGCCGTGGTTCGACACGTAGGGTCACCGGATCACATCGGCGAAACGATCTATCCGGTTTACCGGGATTGGCTGCCTGCCAGTGGCGAAGAACTGCGTGACCACCCGCTGTTCTTCCATTACTTGAGCGTGTATCCCGAGACGCCGCAGGATCAATGGCAAACGGACGTGTATGTTCCGCTGCAATAA
- a CDS encoding ATP-binding protein has product MTSIRRRTLTLIIGLMLAGLAVISVLNLHDSNHEIAEVYDAQLAQNARLLQGVMHMPLASQAHADLYRAFNTALSEAAPRSDGHPYESKIAFQVWNAKGEVLVHTASAPSFRAPPTEPGFSDVVDLNNRHWRAFVLKDKQNDLNIWVGERDDVRADLVDRIVRHTLWPNILGSLVLAAMVWLAIGWGLKPLADMAATLRARHSGSLEPLQLTPLPSELEPMQAALNRMLAQIQDVLERERRFIADAAHELRTPLAVLRVHAQNLLEAGTEHERRESLEHLIAGVDRASRLVNQLLTMARIEPKTGAHIPPLIDLAATVREGLVQLTPWLLSKGLELVFDASDDIEPVRVDPADIHVALNNLVTNAANFSPAQGQITVRLAKNGNHYELSVEDEGPGIDESESNRLLERFYSRGNDQGAGLGLAIVKAIADRLGGQVKLENRSPTGTRATLAIGRA; this is encoded by the coding sequence ATGACGTCGATTCGCCGCCGCACGCTGACCCTGATCATCGGCCTGATGCTCGCCGGTCTGGCGGTGATCAGCGTACTCAACCTGCACGACAGCAATCATGAAATCGCCGAGGTCTACGACGCGCAACTGGCACAAAATGCCCGTCTGCTCCAGGGCGTAATGCACATGCCGCTGGCGAGCCAGGCACACGCCGATCTGTACCGGGCTTTCAATACGGCGCTGAGCGAGGCCGCGCCGCGAAGCGACGGCCATCCTTACGAAAGCAAAATCGCCTTCCAGGTATGGAACGCCAAGGGCGAAGTGCTGGTGCATACCGCCAGCGCCCCCTCCTTCCGCGCACCGCCGACCGAGCCCGGTTTCAGTGACGTGGTGGATCTGAACAACCGTCACTGGCGCGCCTTTGTCCTCAAGGACAAACAGAACGACCTGAATATCTGGGTCGGTGAACGGGATGATGTACGGGCCGACCTGGTCGACCGCATCGTGCGCCATACGCTGTGGCCGAACATCCTGGGCAGCCTGGTCCTGGCGGCAATGGTCTGGTTGGCCATCGGCTGGGGGCTCAAGCCATTGGCTGACATGGCGGCCACCCTGCGTGCGCGCCACAGCGGTTCCCTGGAGCCCCTGCAACTGACGCCACTGCCCAGCGAACTGGAACCGATGCAGGCCGCGCTCAATCGCATGCTGGCGCAAATCCAGGACGTACTCGAGCGCGAGCGGCGCTTCATCGCCGATGCGGCCCACGAACTGCGGACTCCGCTGGCCGTGCTGCGGGTCCATGCGCAGAACCTGTTGGAGGCCGGGACCGAACATGAACGTCGCGAATCACTGGAGCACCTGATCGCCGGCGTTGACCGTGCCAGCCGCCTGGTCAACCAACTGCTGACCATGGCTCGGATCGAACCGAAGACAGGCGCACACATCCCACCGCTCATCGATCTGGCAGCCACTGTCCGAGAAGGCCTGGTTCAGCTGACACCCTGGCTTTTAAGCAAGGGGCTTGAACTGGTATTCGATGCCAGCGACGACATCGAACCGGTCAGGGTGGACCCGGCCGACATCCACGTTGCCTTGAACAATCTGGTGACCAATGCGGCCAACTTCTCCCCTGCCCAAGGGCAGATTACGGTGCGCTTGGCCAAAAACGGCAATCACTATGAGTTATCGGTCGAAGACGAAGGGCCGGGTATCGACGAGTCCGAATCCAATCGGCTCCTCGAGCGCTTCTACAGCCGCGGCAATGATCAAGGCGCCGGATTGGGCCTGGCCATCGTGAAAGCCATCGCCGATCGGCTGGGAGGGCAAGTCAAGCTGGAAAATCGCAGTCCGACGGGAACGCGCGCCACGTTAGCGATCGGGCGCGCATAA
- a CDS encoding thermostable hemolysin, with product MPVVNWNIPLPLHFGQAEAPPMTLSAALADDVQRPSFEAFIQQRFRKAHGADIRHFMPQLFGLSNADSGLCAVAGVRMAADESLFLERYLDEPIEPLIGAAAGHPVDRAGIVEVGNLAASDTGSARLSIIAITYLLAMGGLEWVAFTGNIGLVNSFHRLGLKPVTLCAADPARLGDERHSWGSYYESKPWVHVGNIRAGFIHLRNIGLFTRLGLPSCQEDSCHVA from the coding sequence ATGCCCGTTGTCAACTGGAATATCCCCCTACCCCTGCACTTCGGCCAGGCTGAAGCGCCGCCGATGACCCTGTCCGCAGCCCTGGCGGACGACGTGCAGCGGCCGTCGTTCGAGGCCTTTATCCAGCAGCGTTTTCGCAAGGCCCACGGCGCCGACATCCGCCATTTCATGCCGCAGTTGTTTGGCTTGAGCAATGCCGACAGCGGGTTGTGCGCTGTGGCCGGGGTGCGCATGGCCGCTGACGAATCCTTGTTTCTGGAGCGTTACCTGGACGAGCCGATCGAGCCTCTGATCGGCGCGGCGGCCGGACATCCGGTGGATCGCGCCGGCATCGTCGAAGTCGGCAACCTTGCCGCCAGCGACACCGGCAGCGCGCGCTTGAGCATCATCGCCATCACTTACTTATTGGCCATGGGCGGCCTGGAATGGGTGGCTTTCACCGGCAACATCGGTTTGGTCAACAGCTTCCACCGGCTTGGCCTGAAACCGGTGACATTGTGCGCCGCTGACCCAGCGCGGCTGGGCGACGAACGCCACAGTTGGGGTAGCTACTACGAAAGCAAACCCTGGGTGCACGTGGGCAACATCCGTGCAGGGTTCATTCACTTGCGTAACATCGGCCTGTTCACCCGCCTGGGCTTGCCGTCATGCCAGGAGGACAGCTGCCATGTCGCCTGA
- a CDS encoding tetratricopeptide repeat protein, which yields MKRLLAGLMIVAVGQSAWALDTADQQRLVGIQQSWAHIQYELPEKQREAAFEQLATQATTFTHERPELAEAWIWSGIVTSSWAGAQGGLGALGKVKEARTDLEKALALDPKALQGSAYTSLAALYDRVPGWPIGFGDADKAEQLLKQALQSNPDGIDSLYFWGDHLYRQKRYAEAQGALQKALNAAPRPGRELADAGRRKEIQALLLEVNKKLN from the coding sequence ATGAAAAGACTTCTCGCCGGCCTGATGATCGTCGCCGTGGGCCAAAGCGCCTGGGCACTGGACACGGCTGACCAGCAACGCCTCGTGGGCATCCAGCAAAGTTGGGCGCACATTCAATATGAACTGCCGGAAAAGCAACGCGAAGCCGCCTTCGAGCAATTGGCAACGCAAGCCACGACGTTCACCCATGAACGCCCGGAGCTGGCCGAAGCCTGGATCTGGTCAGGCATCGTCACCAGCAGTTGGGCCGGAGCCCAAGGCGGGCTCGGCGCCCTGGGCAAAGTCAAGGAGGCCAGGACCGACCTGGAAAAAGCCCTGGCCCTGGACCCCAAAGCCCTGCAAGGTTCGGCCTATACCAGTCTCGCGGCGTTGTACGACCGGGTCCCCGGCTGGCCGATCGGTTTCGGTGATGCCGACAAAGCCGAACAACTGCTCAAGCAAGCGTTGCAATCCAACCCCGACGGTATCGACAGCCTGTACTTCTGGGGCGATCACCTTTACCGTCAGAAACGCTACGCTGAAGCCCAAGGCGCCCTGCAAAAAGCGCTCAATGCCGCACCACGCCCCGGGCGTGAACTGGCCGATGCCGGACGGCGCAAAGAAATCCAGGCACTTTTGCTTGAAGTGAACAAAAAACTCAACTGA
- a CDS encoding AMP-binding protein: MSPELQRFQQTLRRHAERHTHRIALWGDHLKLDYATLYAEVVYRQQRLRDEQVSVIALALDNGVEAMLWDLAALFEGLACVTLPPFFSPAQRAHCLEQSQAERVVAEPQLDAELLAAGYEKSGEFWRRTFTGPNRMPVGTAKLTFTSGTTGTPKGVCLSAESLLRVARELDHASKLADPQHHLALLPLAILLENLGCYAALYAGATLSVPSQKTLGILGASGVDTPRLLGCLAQRGPESLILVPQLLQILVGAAEQKAFVPQKLRFAAVGGARVSESLLQRAQAIGLPVYEGYGLSECASVVCLNRPGAQRPGSVGKPLPHIQIRLADDGEVLIKGSTLLGYLGDPPYTGEWWPSGDLGEFDPEGFLYLKGRKKHQFVTSFGRNVNPEWVEAELTQRRHIAQAFVYGEALPRNHALLWPHRPDCTDAELAAAVAEANENLPDYARVHRWTRLPQPFTAANGLLTANGRPRRDAIVAQYRAQLTASTHCEESAS, from the coding sequence ATGTCGCCTGAACTACAGCGATTCCAGCAAACCCTGCGTCGCCATGCCGAGCGTCACACCCATCGCATCGCGCTGTGGGGCGACCATCTGAAACTCGACTACGCCACGTTGTACGCCGAGGTGGTGTACCGCCAGCAACGTCTGCGCGATGAGCAGGTGTCCGTCATCGCGTTGGCGCTGGACAACGGCGTCGAAGCGATGCTCTGGGACCTGGCGGCATTGTTCGAAGGCCTGGCCTGTGTAACCTTGCCACCCTTCTTCAGCCCCGCCCAACGGGCCCACTGCCTGGAGCAAAGCCAGGCGGAACGGGTGGTCGCGGAGCCGCAGCTGGACGCCGAATTGCTCGCTGCCGGCTATGAAAAAAGTGGCGAATTCTGGCGCCGCACGTTTACCGGACCGAACCGGATGCCCGTCGGCACCGCCAAACTGACCTTCACGTCCGGCACCACCGGTACCCCAAAGGGCGTATGCCTGAGTGCCGAGAGCCTGCTGCGGGTTGCACGCGAGCTCGATCACGCCAGCAAACTCGCCGACCCGCAGCATCACCTGGCGCTATTGCCGCTGGCGATCCTGTTGGAAAACCTCGGCTGCTATGCGGCGCTGTACGCCGGCGCCACGCTGAGCGTGCCGAGCCAGAAAACCCTCGGCATCCTCGGTGCCAGCGGCGTCGACACGCCACGTCTGCTTGGGTGTTTGGCCCAACGTGGCCCCGAGAGCCTGATCCTGGTTCCGCAGCTCTTGCAGATATTGGTCGGCGCCGCCGAACAGAAAGCGTTCGTCCCACAGAAGTTGCGCTTTGCCGCCGTGGGGGGCGCGCGGGTCTCGGAGAGCCTGCTGCAGCGCGCCCAGGCCATCGGCCTGCCGGTCTACGAAGGTTATGGCTTGTCCGAATGCGCCTCGGTGGTGTGCCTCAATCGCCCCGGCGCACAGCGTCCGGGCAGCGTCGGCAAGCCCCTGCCCCACATTCAGATACGCCTGGCCGATGACGGCGAAGTGCTGATCAAGGGGTCGACCCTGCTCGGCTACCTGGGTGATCCGCCCTACACCGGAGAATGGTGGCCCAGCGGGGATCTTGGCGAGTTCGACCCTGAGGGTTTTCTTTACCTCAAAGGTCGCAAGAAACACCAGTTCGTCACCAGTTTCGGGCGCAACGTCAACCCGGAATGGGTCGAGGCCGAACTGACCCAGCGTCGACACATCGCCCAAGCCTTTGTCTATGGCGAAGCGCTGCCACGCAATCACGCATTGCTGTGGCCTCACCGCCCGGACTGCACCGACGCAGAACTGGCCGCCGCCGTAGCCGAGGCCAACGAAAACCTACCCGATTATGCCCGGGTCCACCGTTGGACCCGTCTGCCCCAACCGTTCACCGCCGCCAACGGTCTGCTGACCGCCAATGGCCGCCCGCGCCGCGACGCCATTGTCGCGCAGTACCGCGCGCAACTGACTGCATCCACCCATTGCGAGGAATCCGCATCATGA
- a CDS encoding aldo/keto reductase codes for MQKNRLGSSDLLISPIGLGTWAIAGTGWEYSWGAQDDKDSLDALEYAVERGVNWIDTAAVYGLGHAEQLVGQLLRRVPASRRPLVFTKGSLVWDPLSKAISHSLAPQSLLAEVDASLRRLQVETIDLYQIHWPAFPADGSSEGIELALSALATARAQGKIRAIGVSNFDVAQLQRAQAVTEIVSLQPPYSALMRDIERDVLPFCEQAGMGVLAYSTLQSGLLSGSMTRERISQLPEDDWRKARSADFQEPRLSANLALVEVMAGIGERHGVSAAAVAIAWVLRKPVVTGAIVGARRPAQVDGLIAGSQLRLSAEEIDEIQPFLPSGMGTNVPGAA; via the coding sequence ATGCAAAAGAATCGTCTTGGATCATCGGATTTGCTGATTTCGCCGATTGGCCTGGGGACATGGGCAATCGCCGGCACCGGTTGGGAATACAGTTGGGGCGCGCAGGATGACAAGGACAGCCTGGATGCACTGGAATATGCCGTCGAACGGGGGGTGAACTGGATCGACACCGCTGCGGTTTATGGCTTGGGCCATGCGGAACAACTGGTGGGGCAGTTGTTGCGTCGGGTGCCGGCTTCGCGGCGTCCTTTGGTGTTCACCAAGGGCAGCCTGGTCTGGGACCCGCTCAGCAAAGCCATTTCCCACTCGCTGGCGCCGCAATCGTTGCTCGCCGAGGTCGATGCCAGTTTGCGCCGGCTTCAAGTCGAGACGATCGATCTGTACCAGATCCACTGGCCTGCGTTTCCTGCCGACGGCAGCAGTGAAGGCATTGAACTGGCGCTTTCGGCGCTGGCAACCGCGCGTGCCCAAGGAAAAATCCGCGCTATCGGCGTCTCGAATTTCGACGTCGCTCAACTCCAGCGGGCCCAGGCGGTGACCGAGATCGTGTCGCTCCAGCCGCCGTACTCTGCGTTGATGCGCGATATCGAGAGGGATGTCCTGCCATTCTGCGAGCAGGCCGGGATGGGGGTTCTGGCCTATTCCACGCTTCAATCGGGATTGCTTTCCGGCAGCATGACCCGTGAGCGCATCTCGCAATTGCCCGAAGACGATTGGCGCAAGGCTCGGAGTGCGGACTTCCAGGAACCCCGTTTGAGTGCCAACCTGGCATTGGTCGAGGTCATGGCGGGCATTGGCGAAAGGCACGGCGTCAGTGCGGCGGCGGTCGCCATTGCCTGGGTACTGCGCAAACCGGTGGTGACCGGCGCCATTGTCGGGGCCCGTCGTCCCGCACAAGTGGACGGGCTGATCGCCGGTTCGCAGCTGCGCCTCAGCGCTGAGGAAATCGACGAGATCCAACCGTTCCTGCCGTCGGGCATGGGCACCAATGTCCCGGGAGCTGCCTGA
- a CDS encoding YopT-type cysteine protease domain-containing protein, whose amino-acid sequence MNEDWPALGLNNVEHSFGTKFGASNNPFLQKALKDEVKSGNCFAYSMLWCRQSIKLGRKLQSKSELITHMPLMVAAQAMQSQQVRQNKKGAYGAEGMLGEAYYQAMAAAFCVSADEVGKDVGSILSDHNGWLDLVTQSEGYYVIAFIFSGGGAHAVAALNKGRDLVFFDPNYGQYSVDNYAPWEMVQYHADVKKGCDSYGFITHWIAVRVS is encoded by the coding sequence ATGAATGAAGACTGGCCGGCGCTAGGCTTGAATAACGTAGAGCACTCTTTTGGAACCAAGTTTGGCGCCAGTAATAACCCTTTCCTTCAAAAGGCGCTGAAGGATGAGGTAAAAAGCGGCAATTGTTTCGCCTATTCGATGCTCTGGTGCCGTCAGAGCATCAAATTGGGCCGCAAGCTTCAGAGCAAGAGTGAATTAATTACGCACATGCCACTCATGGTCGCGGCGCAAGCGATGCAGTCGCAGCAGGTACGACAGAACAAAAAAGGTGCCTACGGCGCAGAGGGCATGTTGGGCGAGGCCTATTACCAAGCGATGGCCGCAGCATTCTGTGTTTCTGCAGATGAGGTAGGCAAGGATGTCGGGTCTATCTTGAGTGACCACAATGGCTGGCTTGATTTGGTCACCCAATCGGAAGGGTACTATGTCATTGCCTTCATTTTCTCGGGTGGCGGGGCTCATGCCGTGGCAGCGTTGAACAAGGGGCGGGACCTGGTGTTTTTTGATCCCAATTATGGTCAGTATTCAGTAGATAATTACGCTCCGTGGGAGATGGTGCAATATCACGCCGATGTCAAGAAAGGTTGCGATAGCTATGGTTTCATTACGCACTGGATCGCGGTCAGAGTGAGCTGA